The following coding sequences lie in one Helicoverpa zea isolate HzStark_Cry1AcR chromosome 14, ilHelZeax1.1, whole genome shotgun sequence genomic window:
- the LOC124636224 gene encoding brachyurin-like, producing MRAVILLGLGLLASASAFVEVKSGYHQDVGIPTAEWIKANEEKRLAEAAQDERIVGGAIAPANAHPYFAGLLISLVGVSGNSVCGSTLVSTRSLVTAAHCWTDGRNQAWQFLVILGSNMLFTGGTRIATSNVIMHPQYVASTLNNDIAMILLPTSVFPNNNIQPISLPSGWDLWDQFIGNWAVAAGFGRTSDQQAGASTIVSHVNLQVISVAQCQAVFGSVFVQQSTICTNGAGGVGICGGDSGGPLVLNRNGVPTLIGISSFVAGLGCQLGFPSAFARVTSFTSFIQQYL from the exons atgcGTGCTGTAATTTTGTTGGGTTTGGGGCTATTGGCTTCGGCGTCAGCTTTTGTGGAAGTAAAGTCTGGTTACCACCAGGATGTCGGTATCCCAACTGCTGAATGGATTAAGGCAAATGAAGAGAAACGTTTAGCAGAGGCAGCGCAAGACGAGAGGATTGTAGGAGGTGCTATTGCTCCCGCTAACGCTCACCCTTACTTC GCTGGATTACTGATCAGTTTGGTCGGCGTATCAGGAAACTCGGTGTGCGGATCAACACTCGTATCCACTAGAAGTTTGGTAACTGCCGCTCATTGCTGGACCGATGGCAGAAACCAAGCGTGGCAGTTCCTCGTCATCCTCGGCTCGAACATGCTATTCACTGGCGGTACCCGCATCGCCACCAGCAATGTTATCATGCACCCGCAGTATGTGGCTTCCACCCTCAACAACGACATCGCTATGATCTTGTTGCCTACCAGCGTATTCCCCAACA ataACATTCAGCCTATCAGCCTGCCTTCTGGTTGGGATCTGTGGGATCAGTTCATTGGCAACTGGGCTGTTGCTGCTGGCTTTGGCAGAACTAGCGACC AGCAAGCCGGAGCATCTACCATCGTTAGTCACGTGAACCTCCAAGTGATCAGCGTGGCTCAGTGCCAGGCTGTCTTCGGCAGCGTGTTTGTTCAGCAGAGTACGATCTGCACCAACGGTGCTGGTGGCGTTGGCATCTGCGGCGGAGACTCCGGCGGTCCTTTGGTCCTCAACCGCAATGGAGTTCCCACTTTG attGGTATCAGTTCCTTCGTGGCAGGTCTCGGCTGCCAACTCGGATTCCCTTCTGCCTTCGCCCGTGTCACCAGCTTCACCAGTTTCATCCAGCAGTACCTGTAA